One genomic region from Sulfurimonas sp. encodes:
- a CDS encoding flagellar motor protein MotB → MAKKKCPDCKECLPAWLAAFGDLMSLLLCFFVLLLSMSSMDAKKISEAIGSLSGAMSVLEGGTKTEISKQRMQQSTPIDSNDETSEAVNRVAQAAMDANEMIDKGKGPAITVEEGQEGFVIELPASLLFKSGSATIENEDALLFLKRIALIVDELPNTMQVSVQGHTDNQGPGKNSVFKDNWELSSARAISVLQELLLDGVDPKRISASGHAEFKPLATNATKAGRAKNRRVELHFFGGKSDNKDKTKQSVLDKVTTK, encoded by the coding sequence ATGGCTAAGAAAAAATGTCCTGATTGTAAAGAGTGTTTACCCGCGTGGTTAGCTGCTTTTGGTGACTTGATGTCACTTCTTTTATGTTTTTTCGTTCTACTACTTTCTATGTCAAGTATGGATGCAAAAAAAATCTCTGAAGCTATTGGATCACTTAGTGGTGCCATGAGTGTTTTAGAGGGTGGAACAAAGACTGAAATATCTAAACAAAGAATGCAACAATCAACTCCAATAGACTCAAATGATGAAACAAGTGAAGCAGTAAACAGAGTGGCTCAAGCTGCTATGGATGCAAATGAGATGATAGACAAAGGTAAAGGTCCTGCTATTACAGTTGAAGAAGGTCAAGAAGGTTTTGTTATTGAATTACCCGCATCTCTACTATTTAAATCTGGAAGTGCAACTATTGAGAACGAAGATGCACTTTTATTTTTAAAAAGAATTGCTCTTATTGTAGATGAACTACCAAATACTATGCAAGTAAGCGTTCAAGGCCATACTGACAACCAAGGACCTGGCAAAAATAGTGTCTTTAAAGACAACTGGGAACTTTCTTCTGCAAGAGCGATTTCAGTGCTTCAGGAACTTCTTTTAGATGGAGTTGACCCAAAACGCATAAGTGCGTCAGGACACGCTGAGTTTAAGCCATTGGCTACAAATGCCACCAAAGCAGGAAGAGCAAAAAATCGTAGAGTGGAATTACACTTTTTTGGTGGTAAATCAGATAATAAAGATAAAACAAAACAATCCGTTTTAGATAAAGTTACTACTAAATAA
- the fliP gene encoding flagellar type III secretion system pore protein FliP (The bacterial flagellar biogenesis protein FliP forms a type III secretion system (T3SS)-type pore required for flagellar assembly.), producing MRKLFFFVFVILLASILGAAPIDIPTMNFALNAPDTPQQLVSSLNVLVVFTLLFLAPSMILVMTTFTRFVIVFGFLRQALGTQQVPPTQLLVMLAMILTFFVMEPVGQRAYDNGIKPYIEEKIGYEEAFAKSVLPFKNFMIRNTREKDLALFFRIRKMENPATIAEVPLSIIIPSFVVSELKTAFEIGFLIFLPFLVIDMVVASILMSMGMMMLPPVMISLPFKILVFVLIDGWSLIIGNLIATIK from the coding sequence ATGAGAAAACTTTTTTTCTTTGTTTTTGTAATACTCTTGGCTTCCATTTTAGGAGCAGCACCTATAGATATTCCTACTATGAATTTTGCCCTAAATGCTCCAGATACTCCACAGCAGTTAGTAAGTTCATTAAATGTTTTAGTCGTGTTTACCTTACTATTTTTAGCTCCAAGTATGATTTTAGTTATGACAACATTTACTCGTTTTGTCATAGTCTTTGGTTTTTTGCGTCAAGCTTTAGGAACTCAACAAGTTCCACCAACACAACTTTTAGTAATGCTAGCTATGATTTTAACTTTTTTTGTTATGGAACCAGTCGGTCAAAGAGCTTACGACAATGGTATAAAACCATATATAGAAGAGAAGATTGGTTATGAAGAAGCTTTTGCTAAATCAGTTTTGCCTTTTAAAAACTTTATGATTAGAAATACTAGAGAAAAAGATTTAGCACTTTTTTTTAGAATACGCAAGATGGAAAATCCTGCAACTATTGCTGAAGTTCCTCTTTCTATTATTATCCCTTCTTTTGTGGTGAGTGAGTTGAAAACTGCTTTTGAGATAGGTTTTTTAATCTTCTTACCATTTTTGGTCATAGATATGGTTGTAGCATCTATACTTATGTCTATGGGTATGATGATGCTACCTCCTGTTATGATATCTCTGCCCTTTAAGATACTCGTGTTTGTTCTTATTGATGGTTGGAGCTTAATCATTGGCAATTTAATAGCTACAATAAAATAG
- the trmA gene encoding tRNA (uridine(54)-C5)-methyltransferase TrmA — MQCKYFGECGACRIYEDGYEAQLDYKLKLNKQRFKPFYKGDILACKSPESNYRSRSEFKIWHKDDEIHYAMNHLEHKGVVLVDECPQVNIHIFKLMPKLLKSIKNQDIDFKLFGADFLSSASGEIVVSLIYHRKLDEQWQNKAKIIANELGIYIIGRSRKQKLIIGQDYITESLNIDEKIFKFSYIENSFTQPNIKVNEQMISWALKQVESSSGDLLELYCGAGNFTIPFAKKFKKVLATEISKSSINAAKENMLLNDVKNIEFVRMSVEDFVGALDGVREYHRMKDIDINSYNIDTIFVDPPRSGMDEVSCSFASRYDNILYISCNPESLLTDLELLCQTHEVVNMALFDQFAYTHHVEMGVKLLRKIK, encoded by the coding sequence ATGCAATGTAAATATTTTGGTGAATGTGGTGCTTGCAGAATTTATGAAGATGGGTATGAGGCACAATTAGACTATAAATTAAAACTAAATAAACAAAGATTTAAGCCTTTTTATAAGGGTGATATTTTAGCTTGTAAATCTCCAGAGTCAAATTATCGCTCAAGAAGTGAGTTTAAGATTTGGCATAAAGATGATGAGATTCATTACGCTATGAATCATTTAGAGCATAAAGGTGTTGTTTTAGTAGATGAATGTCCTCAGGTGAATATTCATATATTTAAACTTATGCCAAAGTTACTAAAAAGTATAAAAAATCAAGATATTGACTTTAAACTTTTTGGTGCTGATTTTTTAAGTTCAGCTAGTGGCGAAATTGTTGTTTCTCTGATTTATCATCGTAAACTAGATGAGCAATGGCAAAATAAAGCAAAAATAATAGCTAATGAACTTGGCATCTATATCATAGGTAGAAGTAGAAAACAAAAGCTAATCATAGGGCAAGACTACATTACTGAGAGTTTAAATATAGATGAGAAAATATTTAAGTTTAGCTATATAGAAAATAGCTTTACTCAGCCAAATATTAAGGTCAATGAGCAGATGATTTCATGGGCATTAAAGCAAGTTGAAAGTTCAAGTGGAGATTTATTGGAACTGTATTGTGGTGCTGGAAATTTTACAATACCTTTTGCAAAAAAGTTTAAAAAAGTTTTAGCAACTGAGATATCAAAATCTTCAATAAACGCAGCAAAAGAAAATATGCTTTTAAATGATGTTAAAAATATAGAGTTTGTTCGCATGAGTGTTGAAGATTTTGTTGGAGCATTAGATGGAGTTAGAGAATATCACAGAATGAAAGATATAGATATAAACTCCTATAACATTGACACAATTTTTGTTGACCCGCCTCGAAGTGGAATGGATGAAGTTAGTTGTTCTTTTGCTTCAAGATATGATAATATATTATATATATCATGCAACCCAGAGAGTTTACTCACAGATTTAGAACTTCTTTGCCAAACACATGAAGTTGTAAATATGGCTCTTTTTGATCAGTTTGCTTATACTCATCATGTTGAAATGGGTGTTAAATTGCTTAGGAAAATAAAATGA